A window of Festucalex cinctus isolate MCC-2025b chromosome 6, RoL_Fcin_1.0, whole genome shotgun sequence contains these coding sequences:
- the LOC144020171 gene encoding calmodulin-regulated spectrin-associated protein 3-like isoform X1 → MVDSGAGGEATTTSTRKPFSVPEIPPLDRCDFGRAKIRASVRWLLCKSYGCADNVPVELREPLYKDQYDQEHLKPAVCKLLLSPEIYCRAQALLLQAHGTPTSASPSDNCALLHFLTKKGVAPQVQDVDVTEDDLTFTPIKMKAHLALIDSLMSLAAREIVDKVKMAAEAAHMGVGAPWENALLFWVNSLNQKLRESTEEEETPKQSQQTAGPRPAQETQGPPTRWYWKLVPVSHAIAFCLKESGNKPPVIRYRKDKVQSKLTPTFPLVTAVKDLSNGCAIAAVLHFYCPGVLPLEDVCLKDTMSVADSLYNLQLIKEFCDSSLQSCCLLPLEDLLYAPPLLHLNIMSFVAELLEWFEIKKPDFVKPIQAVDLTDVSGLVFCTSPVSGNSNSGSPLFVFKQPFVTVPSPASPENKSWTKKQISRPMSAVTFSIPFGLDSDVDIVMGNPIDSVFRSVSTDSLGTGIPATTSLAGMTRVPYSPPEDLSHLVSASAPSQRSSWGPYVHPAPLGELPTVEEAVHVDPGGKDRNKGRTAEKNVKGILTARPEPRLCPEGAPAGFFLHSPLEDNPQLSSSAPCRSGIIYRPVGGEASNNGSRGERKERQSRATDMSRDDDSVLRDGSVDSSEASDDTPRNAPGNMRPSKSHQEHYSANNSPRMTSFAERRDNRRRHPVASGEDFATTPTPTTPGTPHTPSTPAGTPSQKDSPGLKGPEPGSEAWELGARLEEKRKSIEAQKRRIEAIFAKHRQRLGKTALLKMKREQGEGGGEQNLSLEERLSHMEEQLKKEEEKERTEREKANASVSNPPRLEKQVTFSIDSKKGQEKEKVLEKEKGSDAILVEYNEIVQKLSDALQSLQKDMHKLTEQQQQLLGNQRPRSSQKVTPKSKPKSNTKPSAKTPPPTPTKTPPRTPTKNLGMSTSKAWMIPTGPKTSSVSSPSRRTHALSAATSPKTIVSSSCPAPRTKIHISSAPRSPKHQPRTQPHPRPSELKFPPLSRVLTTTHTVDTLPHLRRVSPSKCQVQTTSSFRIGGPRTPQEVSQSAPQPDDSTSDTASSETPTQFSLELEQDDTEGAVVPIPPHPKATSGSSSGAPSECSFESETLSISAAYSTAQARGRAGRAEKHCSMIEVSLSSLGGPEGGGDEPTDLGQDFSSDSMSDQLESAVEPGIVIASDAVEQLDSATEAGNSSDQQTESSEGQAKDDAAETLGETNELGAKGGIGFFFKEDDDNEEEMAQRKAVLLERQQRRAEELKKRRQEQEREKRMESSDKTACSPSNTPHVGNASHSPTPPATPARRGDFTRAEYARRQQLRIMDDLDKVLQQKSTNQGRSPVRKTRTRARPRSVTREETQLSLSPAKKSTGPKMTKSHSSLNLAATDVSANNDGDKKVQSRPDSPAGCVTPSRLAKQNGDWETGSNGTSPAPEYTGPKLFKEPSFKSNKFIIHNALSRCCLAGKVNESQKNKIVEELEKSPANHFLILFRDASCQFRGVYTANPDSAELVRLTGVGPKTISSAQVESMYKYSSDRKQFSAIPSKTLGMSVDAFTIPGHLWHGGGAAAVAGGGGGGSRRASITKKALASK, encoded by the exons ATGGTGGACTCCGGAGCCGGCGGCGAGGCCACGACGACGTCGACGAGGAAGCCCTTCTCGGTACCGGAGATCCCCCCTCTGGACCGGTGCGACTTCGGCCGCGCCAAGATCCGCGCCAGCGTGCGTTGGCTGCTGTGCAAGTCTTACGGCTGTGCAG ACAATGTTCCAGTGGAGTTGCGCGAGCCTCTCTACAAGGACCAGTATGACCAAGAGCACCTCAAGCCGGCCGTCTGCAAGCTGCTCCTCTCCCCGGAGATCTACTGCCGAGCTCAGGCCTTGCTTCTCCAGGCCCACGGGACCCCCACCTCGGCCTCACCCTCTGACAACTGCGCCCTGCTGCACTTCCTCACCAAAAAAGGCGTGGCCCCGCAGGTCCAGGATGTGGACGTCACCGAGGACGACCTCACCTTCACCCCCATCAAGATG AAAGCCCACCTGGCCCTGATAGACTCGCTGATGTCACTGGCCGCCAGGGAGATCGTGGacaaagtcaaaatggcggccgaGGCAGCCCACATGGGCGTCGGGGCGCCCTGGGAGAACGCGCTGCTCTTCTGGGTCAACTCA TTGAACCAGAAGCTGAGAGAAAGCACCGAGGAAGAAGAGACGCCCAAGCAGTCGCAGCAGACCGCCGGCCCTCGGCCTGCCCAGGAAACG CAGGGCCCGCCCACCCGTTGGTACTGGAAGCTCGTCCCCGTAAGT CATGCAATCGCTTTTTGTTTGAAGGAGTCGGGGAACAAACCTCCAGTG ATCCGCTACAGGAAGGACAAAGTGCAGTCCAAGCTGACTCCCACTTTCCCTCTGGTGACCGCCGTCAAAGATCTGTCTAATGGCTGCGCTATAGCTGCTGTGCTGCACTTCTACTGCCCCGGCGTGCTGCCTCTAGAGG ATGTATGTCTGAAGGACACCATGTCAGTAGCCGACAGTCTTTACAACCTGCAGCTAATTAAAGAGTTCTGTGACAGCAGTTTGCAGAGCTGCTGCCTTCTTCCCCTGGAAGATCTTCTCTATGCTCCACCTCTTCTGCAT CTGAACATCATGAGTTTCGTAGCTGAGCTGCTGGAGTGGTTTGAGATCAAGAAGCCTGATTTTGTGAAACCGATACAAGCCGTTGACCTCACAG ACGTCTCGGGTTTAGTATTCTGCACGAGTCCTGTCAGTGGCAACAGCAACAG CGGGTCTCCTTTGTTCGTCTTCAAACAACCATTTGTGACCGTCCCTTCACCAGCATCACCGG AAAACAAAAGCTGGACAAAGAAACAAATCAG TCGTCCTATGTCCGCGGTGACTTTCAGCATCCCATTTGGGCTGGACAGTGATGTTGATATTGTCATGGGCAATCCAATAGATTCTGTCTTTCGCTCTGTCAGCACGGACAGCCTGGGCACCGGCATCCCCGCAACGACCTCGCTGGCGGGGATGACTCGCGTACCGTACAGCCCCCCGGAGGACCTCAGCCACCTGGTCAGCGCTTCGGCACCGTCTCAGCGGTCTTCTTGGGGGCCTTATGTGCACCCGGCGCCTCTGGGAGAACTTCCCACTGTTGAGGAGGCAGTACATGTGGATCCTGGCGGTAAGGATCGAAATAAGGGAAGGactgcagaaaaaaatgtgaagggGATTTTGACAGCAAGACCAGAACCGAGGTTATGTCCCGAGGGCGCCCCTGCTGGTTTCTTCCTGCACTCCCCATTGGAGGACAATCCTCAGCTCAGTAGCTCCGCCCCCTGCCGCTCGGGAATCATTTATCGTCCGGTAGGTGGAGAGGCAAGTAATAACGGCAGTAGAGGTGAGAGGAAGGAGAGGCAATCGCGGGCAACTGATATGTCACGTGACGATGACTCTGTTTTACGAGACGGCAGCGTTGACTCATCGGAAGCGTCTGACGACACCCCCAGAAACGCCCCTGGTAACATGCGACCCAGTAAAAGCCATCAGGAACACTACAGTGCCAACAACAGCCCACGCATGACAAGCTTTGCAGAGCGACGGGACAACAGAAGACGACATCCTGTAGCTTCTGGGGAAGACTTCGCTACTACCCCGACACCAACCACCCCGGGAACGCCGCACACTCCCAGCACACCGGCAGGGACTCCGAGTCAGAAGGACAGCCCGGGCCTCAAAGGTCCCGAGCCGGGTTCGGAGGCCTGGGAGCTGGGAGCTCGTCTGGAGGAAAAACGCAAAAGCATCGAAGCCCAAAAGAGACGAATTGAGGCCATCTTCGCCAAGCACCGACAAAGGCTGGGAAAAACAGCTTTGCTGAAAATGAAACGGGAGcaaggagagggagggggagagcAGAACCTCTCTCTGGAGGAGCGCCTCAGTCACATGGAGGAGCAGCTGAAAAAGGAGGAAGAAAAGGAAAGAACAGAAAGGGAGAAAGCCAACGCATCTGTCTCAAACCCTCCACGGCTGGAGAAGCAGGTCACATTCTCTATTGACAGCAAGAAAGGACAGGAGAAAGAAAAAGTATTGGAGAAAGAGAAAGGAAGTGATGCCATCCTTGTGGAGTACAATGAAATCGTCCAGAAACTGAGTGACGCTTTGCAGTCACTGCAGAAGGATATGCACAAACTAActgaacagcagcagcagcttctGGGCAACCAAAGACCAAGAAGCTCCCAAAAGGTCACCCCAAAGTCAAAACCTAAAAGTAACACTAAGCCATCTGCCAAAACTCCTCCTCCCACACCCACAAAGACGCCCCCAAGAACCCCTACCAAGAATCTCGGCATGAGCACCAGTAAAGCCTGGATGATTCCGACTGGTCCCAAAACGTCCTCCGTATCTTCGCCATCCCGACGGACCCACGCGCTCTCTGCCGCTACTTCACCAAAAACAATCGTCTCCTCCTCCTGTCCAGCCCCCCGCACCAAAATCCACATCTCGTCTGCCCCCCGCAGCCCCAAACACCAACCAAGAACGCAACCCCATCCACGACCCTCAGAGCTCAAGTTTCCCCCTCTGAGTCGTGTTTTGACCACGACTCACACCGTGGATACCCTCCCACACTTGCGCAGAGTGTCGCCCAGCAAGTGTCAAGTGCAAACAACGTCGTCCTTCCGCATTGGCGGACCTCGAACTCCTCAGGAGGTTTCTCAGTCGGCTCCGCAGCCTGATGATAGCACCTCAGACACCGCGTCCAGCGAGACACCAACTCAGTTTAGCTTGGAGCTCGAGCAGGATGACACCGAAGGGGCCGTAGTGCCCATACCGCCTCACCCGAAGGCCACCAGTGGCAGCAGCTCCGGAGCTCCCTCTGAATGCTCTTTTGAGAGTGAGACTTTATCGATTTCCGCTGCATACAGCACAGCACAGGCCAGAGGCAGAGCCGGAAGGGCCGAAAAGCATTGCAGTATGATTGAGGTGTCGCTCTCCTCACTTGGAGGACCGGAGGGAGGCGGTGACGAACCAACGGATTTGGGGCAGGACTTTTCTTCCGATTCCATGAGTGACCAACTAGAATCTGCGGTGGAGCCAGGCATTGTAATAGCTTCCGATGCCGTGGAGCAGTTGGATTCAGCCACAGAAGCTGGGAACTCTTCAGACCAGCAAACGGAATCCAGCGAAGGCCAAGCAAAGGACGATGCTGCGGAAACACTTGGAGAAACTAATGAGCTTGGAGCCAAAGGAGGGATAGGATTCTTCTTCAAG GAAGATGATGACAACGAAGAGGAGATGGCCCAGCGGAAAGCTGTCCTTTTAGAGAGGCAGCAAAGGAGAGCTGAGGAGCTGAAGAAGAGGCGACAGGAGCAAGAACGTGAAAAAAG AATGGAATCCTCCGACAAGACTGCGTGCTCTCCCTCCAACACACCTCATGTTGGGAACGCCTCCCACTCACCCACTCCTCCAGCCACTCCAGCCCGACGTGGAGATTTCACGCGAGCCGAGTACGCCCGCCGGCAGCAGCTCCGGATCATGGACGACCTGGACAAGGTGTTGCAGCAGAAATCAACCAACCAGGGACGCTCGCCTGTCAGGAAGACGCGGACGCGGGCGCGACCTCGCAGCGTCACTAGGGAGGAAACTCAGCTGTCACTGAGCCCCGCCAAGAAATCCACTG GCCCTAAGATGACCAAGTCGCACTCGTCACTCAACCTGGCAGCTACAGATGTGTCTGCAAACAATGATGGGGATAAGAAAGTCCAAAG CCGACCCGATTCGCCTGCTGGATGCGTGACGCCGAGCAGACTTGCAAAGCAGAATGGAGACTGGGAAACCGGATCAAATGGAACCTCGCCTGCCCCAGAGTACACAG GTCCAAAGCTCTTCAAAGAACCGAGCTTCAAGTCCAACAAGTTCATCATCCACAACGCTCTGTCTCGTTGCTGCTTGGCCGGGAAGGTCAACGAGTCCCAAAAGAACAAGATTGTCGAG GAGTTGGAGAAGAGCCCCGCCAACCACTTCCTCATCCTCTTCCGAGACGCCAGCTGCCAGTTCCGCGGCGTCTACACGGCCAACCCCGACTCGGCAGAGCTCGTGCGCTTGACCGGCGTGGGCCCCAAGACGATAAGCTCGGCCCAGGTGGAATCCATGTACAAGTACAGTTCGGACCGCAAGCAGTTCAGCGCCATCCCCTCCAAGACATTGGGCATGAGCGTGGATGCATTTACCATCCCTGGACACTTGTGGCACGGCGGAGGGGCGGCGGCTGtggcgggaggaggaggaggaggcagcaGGAGGGCGAGCATCACCAAGAAGGCGCTCGCTTCCAAGTGA
- the LOC144020171 gene encoding calmodulin-regulated spectrin-associated protein 3-like isoform X5, translating to MVDSGAGGEATTTSTRKPFSVPEIPPLDRCDFGRAKIRASVRWLLCKSYGCADNVPVELREPLYKDQYDQEHLKPAVCKLLLSPEIYCRAQALLLQAHGTPTSASPSDNCALLHFLTKKGVAPQVQDVDVTEDDLTFTPIKMKAHLALIDSLMSLAAREIVDKVKMAAEAAHMGVGAPWENALLFWVNSLNQKLRESTEEEETPKQSQQTAGPRPAQETQGPPTRWYWKLVPVSIRYRKDKVQSKLTPTFPLVTAVKDLSNGCAIAAVLHFYCPGVLPLEDVCLKDTMSVADSLYNLQLIKEFCDSSLQSCCLLPLEDLLYAPPLLHLNIMSFVAELLEWFEIKKPDFVKPIQAVDLTDVSGLVFCTSPVSGNSNSGSPLFVFKQPFVTVPSPASPENKSWTKKQISRPMSAVTFSIPFGLDSDVDIVMGNPIDSVFRSVSTDSLGTGIPATTSLAGMTRVPYSPPEDLSHLVSASAPSQRSSWGPYVHPAPLGELPTVEEAVHVDPGGKDRNKGRTAEKNVKGILTARPEPRLCPEGAPAGFFLHSPLEDNPQLSSSAPCRSGIIYRPVGGEASNNGSRGERKERQSRATDMSRDDDSVLRDGSVDSSEASDDTPRNAPGNMRPSKSHQEHYSANNSPRMTSFAERRDNRRRHPVASGEDFATTPTPTTPGTPHTPSTPAGTPSQKDSPGLKGPEPGSEAWELGARLEEKRKSIEAQKRRIEAIFAKHRQRLGKTALLKMKREQGEGGGEQNLSLEERLSHMEEQLKKEEEKERTEREKANASVSNPPRLEKQVTFSIDSKKGQEKEKVLEKEKGSDAILVEYNEIVQKLSDALQSLQKDMHKLTEQQQQLLGNQRPRSSQKVTPKSKPKSNTKPSAKTPPPTPTKTPPRTPTKNLGMSTSKAWMIPTGPKTSSVSSPSRRTHALSAATSPKTIVSSSCPAPRTKIHISSAPRSPKHQPRTQPHPRPSELKFPPLSRVLTTTHTVDTLPHLRRVSPSKCQVQTTSSFRIGGPRTPQEVSQSAPQPDDSTSDTASSETPTQFSLELEQDDTEGAVVPIPPHPKATSGSSSGAPSECSFESETLSISAAYSTAQARGRAGRAEKHCSMIEVSLSSLGGPEGGGDEPTDLGQDFSSDSMSDQLESAVEPGIVIASDAVEQLDSATEAGNSSDQQTESSEGQAKDDAAETLGETNELGAKGGIGFFFKEDDDNEEEMAQRKAVLLERQQRRAEELKKRRQEQEREKRMESSDKTACSPSNTPHVGNASHSPTPPATPARRGDFTRAEYARRQQLRIMDDLDKVLQQKSTNQGRSPVRKTRTRARPRSVTREETQLSLSPAKKSTGPKMTKSHSSLNLAATDVSANNDGDKKVQSRPDSPAGCVTPSRLAKQNGDWETGSNGTSPAPEYTGPKLFKEPSFKSNKFIIHNALSRCCLAGKVNESQKNKIVEELEKSPANHFLILFRDASCQFRGVYTANPDSAELVRLTGVGPKTISSAQVESMYKYSSDRKQFSAIPSKTLGMSVDAFTIPGHLWHGGGAAAVAGGGGGGSRRASITKKALASK from the exons ATGGTGGACTCCGGAGCCGGCGGCGAGGCCACGACGACGTCGACGAGGAAGCCCTTCTCGGTACCGGAGATCCCCCCTCTGGACCGGTGCGACTTCGGCCGCGCCAAGATCCGCGCCAGCGTGCGTTGGCTGCTGTGCAAGTCTTACGGCTGTGCAG ACAATGTTCCAGTGGAGTTGCGCGAGCCTCTCTACAAGGACCAGTATGACCAAGAGCACCTCAAGCCGGCCGTCTGCAAGCTGCTCCTCTCCCCGGAGATCTACTGCCGAGCTCAGGCCTTGCTTCTCCAGGCCCACGGGACCCCCACCTCGGCCTCACCCTCTGACAACTGCGCCCTGCTGCACTTCCTCACCAAAAAAGGCGTGGCCCCGCAGGTCCAGGATGTGGACGTCACCGAGGACGACCTCACCTTCACCCCCATCAAGATG AAAGCCCACCTGGCCCTGATAGACTCGCTGATGTCACTGGCCGCCAGGGAGATCGTGGacaaagtcaaaatggcggccgaGGCAGCCCACATGGGCGTCGGGGCGCCCTGGGAGAACGCGCTGCTCTTCTGGGTCAACTCA TTGAACCAGAAGCTGAGAGAAAGCACCGAGGAAGAAGAGACGCCCAAGCAGTCGCAGCAGACCGCCGGCCCTCGGCCTGCCCAGGAAACG CAGGGCCCGCCCACCCGTTGGTACTGGAAGCTCGTCCCCGTAAGT ATCCGCTACAGGAAGGACAAAGTGCAGTCCAAGCTGACTCCCACTTTCCCTCTGGTGACCGCCGTCAAAGATCTGTCTAATGGCTGCGCTATAGCTGCTGTGCTGCACTTCTACTGCCCCGGCGTGCTGCCTCTAGAGG ATGTATGTCTGAAGGACACCATGTCAGTAGCCGACAGTCTTTACAACCTGCAGCTAATTAAAGAGTTCTGTGACAGCAGTTTGCAGAGCTGCTGCCTTCTTCCCCTGGAAGATCTTCTCTATGCTCCACCTCTTCTGCAT CTGAACATCATGAGTTTCGTAGCTGAGCTGCTGGAGTGGTTTGAGATCAAGAAGCCTGATTTTGTGAAACCGATACAAGCCGTTGACCTCACAG ACGTCTCGGGTTTAGTATTCTGCACGAGTCCTGTCAGTGGCAACAGCAACAG CGGGTCTCCTTTGTTCGTCTTCAAACAACCATTTGTGACCGTCCCTTCACCAGCATCACCGG AAAACAAAAGCTGGACAAAGAAACAAATCAG TCGTCCTATGTCCGCGGTGACTTTCAGCATCCCATTTGGGCTGGACAGTGATGTTGATATTGTCATGGGCAATCCAATAGATTCTGTCTTTCGCTCTGTCAGCACGGACAGCCTGGGCACCGGCATCCCCGCAACGACCTCGCTGGCGGGGATGACTCGCGTACCGTACAGCCCCCCGGAGGACCTCAGCCACCTGGTCAGCGCTTCGGCACCGTCTCAGCGGTCTTCTTGGGGGCCTTATGTGCACCCGGCGCCTCTGGGAGAACTTCCCACTGTTGAGGAGGCAGTACATGTGGATCCTGGCGGTAAGGATCGAAATAAGGGAAGGactgcagaaaaaaatgtgaagggGATTTTGACAGCAAGACCAGAACCGAGGTTATGTCCCGAGGGCGCCCCTGCTGGTTTCTTCCTGCACTCCCCATTGGAGGACAATCCTCAGCTCAGTAGCTCCGCCCCCTGCCGCTCGGGAATCATTTATCGTCCGGTAGGTGGAGAGGCAAGTAATAACGGCAGTAGAGGTGAGAGGAAGGAGAGGCAATCGCGGGCAACTGATATGTCACGTGACGATGACTCTGTTTTACGAGACGGCAGCGTTGACTCATCGGAAGCGTCTGACGACACCCCCAGAAACGCCCCTGGTAACATGCGACCCAGTAAAAGCCATCAGGAACACTACAGTGCCAACAACAGCCCACGCATGACAAGCTTTGCAGAGCGACGGGACAACAGAAGACGACATCCTGTAGCTTCTGGGGAAGACTTCGCTACTACCCCGACACCAACCACCCCGGGAACGCCGCACACTCCCAGCACACCGGCAGGGACTCCGAGTCAGAAGGACAGCCCGGGCCTCAAAGGTCCCGAGCCGGGTTCGGAGGCCTGGGAGCTGGGAGCTCGTCTGGAGGAAAAACGCAAAAGCATCGAAGCCCAAAAGAGACGAATTGAGGCCATCTTCGCCAAGCACCGACAAAGGCTGGGAAAAACAGCTTTGCTGAAAATGAAACGGGAGcaaggagagggagggggagagcAGAACCTCTCTCTGGAGGAGCGCCTCAGTCACATGGAGGAGCAGCTGAAAAAGGAGGAAGAAAAGGAAAGAACAGAAAGGGAGAAAGCCAACGCATCTGTCTCAAACCCTCCACGGCTGGAGAAGCAGGTCACATTCTCTATTGACAGCAAGAAAGGACAGGAGAAAGAAAAAGTATTGGAGAAAGAGAAAGGAAGTGATGCCATCCTTGTGGAGTACAATGAAATCGTCCAGAAACTGAGTGACGCTTTGCAGTCACTGCAGAAGGATATGCACAAACTAActgaacagcagcagcagcttctGGGCAACCAAAGACCAAGAAGCTCCCAAAAGGTCACCCCAAAGTCAAAACCTAAAAGTAACACTAAGCCATCTGCCAAAACTCCTCCTCCCACACCCACAAAGACGCCCCCAAGAACCCCTACCAAGAATCTCGGCATGAGCACCAGTAAAGCCTGGATGATTCCGACTGGTCCCAAAACGTCCTCCGTATCTTCGCCATCCCGACGGACCCACGCGCTCTCTGCCGCTACTTCACCAAAAACAATCGTCTCCTCCTCCTGTCCAGCCCCCCGCACCAAAATCCACATCTCGTCTGCCCCCCGCAGCCCCAAACACCAACCAAGAACGCAACCCCATCCACGACCCTCAGAGCTCAAGTTTCCCCCTCTGAGTCGTGTTTTGACCACGACTCACACCGTGGATACCCTCCCACACTTGCGCAGAGTGTCGCCCAGCAAGTGTCAAGTGCAAACAACGTCGTCCTTCCGCATTGGCGGACCTCGAACTCCTCAGGAGGTTTCTCAGTCGGCTCCGCAGCCTGATGATAGCACCTCAGACACCGCGTCCAGCGAGACACCAACTCAGTTTAGCTTGGAGCTCGAGCAGGATGACACCGAAGGGGCCGTAGTGCCCATACCGCCTCACCCGAAGGCCACCAGTGGCAGCAGCTCCGGAGCTCCCTCTGAATGCTCTTTTGAGAGTGAGACTTTATCGATTTCCGCTGCATACAGCACAGCACAGGCCAGAGGCAGAGCCGGAAGGGCCGAAAAGCATTGCAGTATGATTGAGGTGTCGCTCTCCTCACTTGGAGGACCGGAGGGAGGCGGTGACGAACCAACGGATTTGGGGCAGGACTTTTCTTCCGATTCCATGAGTGACCAACTAGAATCTGCGGTGGAGCCAGGCATTGTAATAGCTTCCGATGCCGTGGAGCAGTTGGATTCAGCCACAGAAGCTGGGAACTCTTCAGACCAGCAAACGGAATCCAGCGAAGGCCAAGCAAAGGACGATGCTGCGGAAACACTTGGAGAAACTAATGAGCTTGGAGCCAAAGGAGGGATAGGATTCTTCTTCAAG GAAGATGATGACAACGAAGAGGAGATGGCCCAGCGGAAAGCTGTCCTTTTAGAGAGGCAGCAAAGGAGAGCTGAGGAGCTGAAGAAGAGGCGACAGGAGCAAGAACGTGAAAAAAG AATGGAATCCTCCGACAAGACTGCGTGCTCTCCCTCCAACACACCTCATGTTGGGAACGCCTCCCACTCACCCACTCCTCCAGCCACTCCAGCCCGACGTGGAGATTTCACGCGAGCCGAGTACGCCCGCCGGCAGCAGCTCCGGATCATGGACGACCTGGACAAGGTGTTGCAGCAGAAATCAACCAACCAGGGACGCTCGCCTGTCAGGAAGACGCGGACGCGGGCGCGACCTCGCAGCGTCACTAGGGAGGAAACTCAGCTGTCACTGAGCCCCGCCAAGAAATCCACTG GCCCTAAGATGACCAAGTCGCACTCGTCACTCAACCTGGCAGCTACAGATGTGTCTGCAAACAATGATGGGGATAAGAAAGTCCAAAG CCGACCCGATTCGCCTGCTGGATGCGTGACGCCGAGCAGACTTGCAAAGCAGAATGGAGACTGGGAAACCGGATCAAATGGAACCTCGCCTGCCCCAGAGTACACAG GTCCAAAGCTCTTCAAAGAACCGAGCTTCAAGTCCAACAAGTTCATCATCCACAACGCTCTGTCTCGTTGCTGCTTGGCCGGGAAGGTCAACGAGTCCCAAAAGAACAAGATTGTCGAG GAGTTGGAGAAGAGCCCCGCCAACCACTTCCTCATCCTCTTCCGAGACGCCAGCTGCCAGTTCCGCGGCGTCTACACGGCCAACCCCGACTCGGCAGAGCTCGTGCGCTTGACCGGCGTGGGCCCCAAGACGATAAGCTCGGCCCAGGTGGAATCCATGTACAAGTACAGTTCGGACCGCAAGCAGTTCAGCGCCATCCCCTCCAAGACATTGGGCATGAGCGTGGATGCATTTACCATCCCTGGACACTTGTGGCACGGCGGAGGGGCGGCGGCTGtggcgggaggaggaggaggaggcagcaGGAGGGCGAGCATCACCAAGAAGGCGCTCGCTTCCAAGTGA